Proteins found in one Amycolatopsis umgeniensis genomic segment:
- a CDS encoding YbaB/EbfC family nucleoid-associated protein, protein MSAEFEQLVAEFEKFQSKIKKAETQFAKVGEMQAELAELESVAASPDRSVTVVAGPGGSVKDIRLSPEALRQQPQQLAAAILSTLHTAVADAARKQAGIVDEQFGSTFHLNVEEQVLEAQAEALGTTADDLRSQMSEEPPPETARPARRPRNEDDFSEETVLRRSDEATPGQPSAGGNSAGDQFLKNLFDEEDHR, encoded by the coding sequence ATGTCGGCCGAGTTCGAACAGTTGGTCGCGGAATTCGAGAAGTTCCAGTCCAAGATCAAGAAGGCTGAAACGCAGTTCGCGAAGGTCGGCGAAATGCAGGCGGAACTGGCCGAGCTGGAGTCGGTGGCGGCGTCGCCGGACCGTTCGGTCACCGTCGTCGCGGGGCCGGGCGGGTCCGTGAAGGACATCCGCCTGAGCCCGGAAGCCCTTCGGCAGCAACCACAACAGCTCGCCGCGGCGATTCTGTCCACTTTGCACACCGCGGTGGCGGACGCGGCGCGGAAGCAGGCGGGGATCGTCGACGAGCAGTTCGGTTCGACGTTCCATCTGAACGTCGAAGAACAGGTTCTGGAAGCCCAAGCGGAAGCGCTGGGAACCACGGCCGACGATTTGCGGTCTCAGATGTCGGAGGAGCCACCACCGGAGACCGCCCGCCCCGCCCGCCGCCCTCGGAACGAGGACGACTTCAGCGAGGAGACGGTGCTCCGGCGGTCGGACGAAGCGACTCCCGGCCAGCCGTCGGCGGGCGGGAACTCGGCCGGTGACCAGTTCCTCAAGAACCTGTTCGACGAGGAGGACCACCGATGA
- the rpsL gene encoding 30S ribosomal protein S12 yields MPTIQQLVRKGRQDKAAKQKTAALKGSPQRRGVCTRVYTTTPKKPNSALRKVARVKLTSGIEVTAYIPGEGHNLQEHSMVLVRGGRVKDLPGVRYKIIRGSLDTQGVKNRKQARSRYGAKKEKS; encoded by the coding sequence TTGCCCACGATCCAGCAGCTGGTCCGTAAGGGCCGCCAGGACAAGGCTGCCAAGCAGAAGACCGCGGCCCTCAAGGGGAGCCCGCAGCGGCGTGGCGTGTGCACTCGCGTGTACACCACAACCCCCAAGAAGCCGAACTCGGCGCTTCGCAAGGTCGCTCGTGTGAAGTTGACCAGCGGCATCGAGGTCACCGCCTACATTCCCGGTGAGGGCCACAACCTGCAGGAGCACTCGATGGTGCTCGTGCGTGGTGGTCGTGTGAAGGACCTTCCGGGTGTCCGTTACAAGATCATCCGCGGTTCGCTCGACACCCAGGGTGTCAAGAACCGTAAGCAGGCGCGCAGCCGGTACGGCGCGAAGAAGGAGAAGAGCTAA
- the rpsG gene encoding 30S ribosomal protein S7 — translation MPRKGPAPKRPLISDPVYASPLVTQLVNKVLKDGKRSLAERIVYGALEGAREKTGTDPVVTLKRALDNVKPTIEVKSRRVGGATYQVPIEVKPGRSTTLALRWLVSFSAARREKTMIERLQNELLDASNGLGASVKRREDTHKMAESNKAFAHYRW, via the coding sequence ATGCCCCGCAAGGGTCCGGCCCCTAAGCGGCCGCTGATCTCTGACCCCGTCTACGCATCCCCGCTGGTCACCCAGCTGGTGAACAAGGTGCTGAAGGACGGCAAGCGGTCCCTGGCCGAGCGCATCGTCTACGGCGCTCTCGAAGGCGCTCGCGAGAAGACCGGCACCGACCCGGTCGTCACGCTGAAGCGCGCCCTTGACAACGTGAAGCCCACCATCGAGGTGAAGAGCCGCCGCGTCGGTGGTGCCACCTACCAGGTGCCGATCGAGGTCAAGCCGGGTCGTTCGACCACCCTCGCCCTGCGTTGGCTGGTCTCCTTCTCCGCGGCCCGCCGCGAGAAGACCATGATCGAGCGCCTGCAGAACGAACTCCTCGACGCGAGCAACGGCCTCGGCGCCAGCGTGAAGCGGCGCGAGGACACGCACAAGATGGCCGAGTCCAACAAGGCCTTCGCGCACTACCGCTGGTGA
- the fusA gene encoding elongation factor G, with the protein MAREVLTDLNQVRNIGIMAHIDAGKTTTTERILFYTGVNYKIGEVHDGAATMDWMEEEQKRGITITSAATTTFWADHQINIIDTPGHVDFTVEVERSLRVLDGAVAVFDGKEGVEPQSEQVWRQADKYEVPRICFVNKMDKLGADFYFTVRTIEERLGARPLVIQLPIGAENEFEGVIDLVRMKALTWRGEVQKGEDYAVEEIPAELADKAAEYREKLVEAIAETDDSLMEKFLEGVELTEAELKAGIRKLTVAREAYPVLTGSAFKNKGVQPMLDAVIDYLPSPLDVPAVEGTLPDGETPVSRKPSVDEPFAALAFKIAAHPFFGKLTYIRVYSGKVASGAQLINATKERKERIGKLFQMHSNKENPVDEAQAGHIYAVIGLKDTTTGDTLADPQNPVVLESMTFPAPVIRVAIEPKTKADQEKLSLAIQKLAEEDPTFQVNLDEDTGQTIIAGMGELHLEVLVNRMKSDYKVEANIGKPQVAYRETVRKTVEKLDYVHKKQTGGSGQFAKVIVKLEPLESTDGALYEFSNKVTGGRVPREYIPSVDAGAQDAMQYGVLAGYPLVGLKFTLLDGAYHEVDSSEMAFKIAGSIAMKEAARKAGPVILEPLMAVEVTTPEDYMGDVIGDLNARRGQIQAMEERAGTRVVKALVPLSEMFGYVGDLRSRTQGRANYSMVFDSYAEVPANVAKEIIAKATGE; encoded by the coding sequence GTGGCACGTGAAGTGCTGACCGACCTGAACCAGGTCCGCAACATCGGCATCATGGCCCACATCGACGCCGGTAAGACCACCACCACCGAGCGGATCCTGTTCTACACCGGGGTCAACTACAAGATCGGTGAAGTCCACGATGGCGCCGCCACCATGGACTGGATGGAGGAGGAGCAGAAGCGGGGTATCACCATCACCTCGGCTGCCACCACCACTTTCTGGGCCGATCACCAGATCAACATCATCGACACCCCGGGCCACGTCGACTTCACCGTCGAGGTGGAGCGTTCGCTCCGCGTGCTCGACGGTGCCGTCGCCGTCTTCGACGGCAAGGAAGGTGTCGAGCCGCAGTCCGAGCAGGTCTGGCGTCAGGCGGACAAGTACGAGGTTCCTCGTATCTGCTTCGTCAACAAGATGGACAAGCTCGGCGCGGACTTCTACTTCACCGTCCGCACCATCGAGGAGCGCCTCGGCGCCCGCCCGCTGGTCATCCAGCTGCCGATCGGCGCCGAGAACGAGTTCGAAGGCGTCATCGACCTGGTCCGCATGAAGGCGCTGACCTGGCGCGGCGAGGTCCAGAAGGGCGAGGACTACGCCGTCGAGGAGATCCCGGCCGAGCTCGCCGACAAGGCGGCCGAGTACCGGGAGAAGCTGGTCGAGGCCATCGCCGAGACCGACGACTCCCTGATGGAGAAGTTCCTCGAGGGTGTCGAGCTGACCGAGGCCGAGCTGAAGGCCGGTATCCGGAAGCTCACCGTCGCCCGCGAGGCGTACCCGGTGCTCACCGGTTCCGCGTTCAAGAACAAGGGCGTTCAGCCCATGCTCGACGCGGTCATCGACTACCTTCCGTCGCCGCTGGACGTCCCCGCCGTCGAGGGCACGCTGCCCGACGGCGAGACCCCGGTCTCCCGGAAGCCGTCCGTCGACGAACCGTTCGCCGCTCTGGCGTTCAAGATCGCCGCGCACCCGTTCTTCGGCAAGCTGACCTACATCCGGGTCTACTCGGGCAAGGTCGCCTCCGGCGCGCAGCTGATCAACGCCACCAAGGAGCGCAAGGAGCGCATCGGGAAGCTCTTCCAGATGCACTCCAACAAGGAGAACCCGGTCGACGAGGCCCAGGCCGGCCACATCTACGCGGTCATCGGCCTGAAGGACACCACCACCGGTGACACCCTCGCCGACCCGCAGAACCCGGTCGTCCTCGAGTCGATGACGTTCCCGGCGCCGGTCATCCGCGTCGCGATCGAGCCGAAGACGAAGGCCGACCAGGAGAAGCTGTCCCTGGCGATCCAGAAGCTGGCCGAAGAAGACCCGACGTTCCAGGTCAACCTGGACGAGGACACCGGCCAGACGATCATCGCGGGTATGGGCGAGCTGCACCTCGAGGTGCTGGTCAACCGGATGAAGTCCGACTACAAGGTCGAGGCGAACATCGGTAAGCCGCAGGTCGCCTACCGCGAGACGGTGCGCAAGACGGTCGAGAAGCTCGACTACGTGCACAAGAAGCAGACCGGTGGTTCCGGTCAGTTCGCGAAGGTCATCGTCAAGCTCGAGCCGCTCGAGTCCACCGATGGTGCCCTTTACGAGTTCTCCAACAAGGTCACCGGTGGCCGCGTGCCGCGGGAGTACATCCCGTCGGTCGACGCGGGCGCGCAGGACGCCATGCAGTACGGCGTGCTGGCGGGCTACCCGCTCGTCGGGTTGAAGTTCACCTTGCTGGACGGCGCGTACCACGAGGTCGACTCTTCGGAAATGGCCTTCAAGATCGCCGGCTCCATCGCGATGAAGGAAGCCGCGAGGAAGGCCGGCCCGGTCATCCTCGAGCCGCTGATGGCCGTCGAGGTCACCACGCCCGAGGATTACATGGGCGATGTGATCGGCGACCTCAACGCCCGCCGTGGCCAGATCCAGGCCATGGAGGAGCGCGCCGGCACCCGTGTCGTCAAGGCTCTGGTGCCGCTGTCGGAGATGTTCGGCTACGTCGGTGACCTGCGGTCGCGTACCCAGGGACGTGCCAACTACTCGATGGTGTTCGACTCCTACGCCGAGGTTCCCGCGAACGTCGCGAAGGAAATCATCGCGAAGGCGACGGGGGAGTAG
- the tuf gene encoding elongation factor Tu, with translation MAKAKFERTKPHVNIGTIGHVDHGKTTLTAAITKVLHDKYPELNTASAFDQIDNAPEEKQRGITINISHVEYQTEKRHYAHVDAPGHADYIKNMITGAAQMDGAILVVAATDGPMPQTREHVLLAKQVGVPYIVVALNKADMVDDEEILELVELEVRELLSSQDFPGDDAPVVKVSGLKALEGDAKWGESVLELMAAVDENVPDPVRELDKPFLMPIEDVFTITGRGTVVTGRIERGRVNVNEEVEIVGIKEKSTKTTVTGVEMFRKLLDQGEAGDNVGLLVRGIKREDVERGQVVVKPGTTTPHTEFEGSVYILSKDEGGRHTPFFNNYRPQFYFRTTDVTGVVTLKEGTEMVMPGDNTDISVVLIQPVAMDEGLRFAIREGGRTVGAGQVTKINK, from the coding sequence GTGGCGAAGGCGAAATTCGAGCGGACCAAGCCGCACGTCAACATCGGGACCATCGGTCACGTCGACCACGGTAAGACCACTCTGACCGCGGCGATCACCAAGGTTCTGCACGACAAGTACCCCGAGCTGAACACGGCGTCGGCGTTCGACCAGATCGACAACGCGCCGGAAGAGAAGCAGCGCGGCATCACGATCAACATCTCGCACGTCGAGTACCAGACCGAGAAGCGTCACTACGCCCACGTGGACGCCCCCGGTCACGCGGACTACATCAAGAACATGATCACCGGTGCGGCGCAGATGGACGGCGCGATCCTCGTGGTCGCGGCGACCGACGGCCCGATGCCGCAGACCCGTGAGCACGTGCTGCTCGCGAAGCAGGTCGGCGTGCCCTACATCGTGGTCGCGCTGAACAAGGCCGACATGGTCGACGACGAAGAGATCCTGGAGCTCGTCGAGCTCGAGGTCCGCGAGCTGCTGTCCTCCCAGGACTTCCCGGGTGACGACGCTCCGGTCGTCAAGGTCTCCGGCCTGAAGGCCCTCGAGGGCGACGCCAAGTGGGGCGAGAGTGTTCTCGAGCTCATGGCGGCCGTCGACGAGAACGTGCCGGACCCGGTGCGTGAGCTCGACAAGCCGTTCCTGATGCCGATCGAAGACGTCTTCACGATCACCGGCCGTGGCACGGTCGTGACCGGCCGTATCGAGCGTGGCCGCGTCAACGTGAACGAAGAGGTCGAGATCGTCGGCATCAAGGAGAAGTCGACCAAGACCACCGTCACCGGTGTCGAGATGTTCCGCAAGCTGCTCGACCAGGGTGAGGCCGGCGACAACGTCGGTCTGCTGGTCCGCGGCATCAAGCGCGAGGACGTCGAGCGCGGCCAGGTCGTCGTGAAGCCGGGCACCACCACCCCGCACACGGAGTTCGAGGGCTCGGTCTACATCCTGTCGAAGGACGAGGGTGGCCGTCACACCCCGTTCTTCAACAACTACCGCCCGCAGTTCTACTTCCGTACGACGGACGTGACCGGCGTGGTGACCCTCAAGGAGGGCACCGAGATGGTCATGCCGGGCGACAACACGGACATCAGCGTTGTGCTGATCCAGCCGGTCGCCATGGACGAGGGTCTGCGTTTCGCCATCCGTGAGGGTGGACGGACCGTCGGCGCCGGCCAGGTCACCAAGATCAACAAGTGA
- the rpsJ gene encoding 30S ribosomal protein S10 yields MAGQKIRIRLKAYDHEAIDTSARKIVETVTRTGARVVGPVPLPTEKNVYCVIRSPHKYKDSREHFEMRTHKRLIDILDPTPKTVDALMRIDLPASVDVNIQ; encoded by the coding sequence ATGGCGGGACAGAAGATCCGCATCCGGCTCAAGGCCTACGACCACGAGGCGATCGACACCTCGGCGCGCAAGATCGTCGAGACGGTCACGCGCACCGGCGCCCGTGTTGTCGGGCCGGTGCCGCTGCCCACCGAGAAGAACGTTTACTGCGTCATCCGCTCGCCGCACAAGTACAAGGACTCGCGCGAGCACTTCGAGATGCGCACGCACAAGCGTCTGATCGACATCCTCGACCCGACGCCGAAGACGGTCGACGCGCTCATGCGCATCGACCTGCCGGCGAGCGTCGACGTCAACATCCAGTAG
- the rplC gene encoding 50S ribosomal protein L3 has translation MSDRQVKGILGTKLGMTQVFDENNRVVPVTVVQAGPNVVTQVRTQETDGYKAVQLAFGAVDPRRVNKPRTGHFDKASVTPRRFLAELRTTDAETYEVGQEITAEVFEAGIEVDVTGTSKGKGYAGVMKRHGFKGQGASHGAQAVHRKPGSIGGCATPGRVFKGLRMAGRMGNDRVTTQNLTVHAVRAEDGLLLIKGAVPGPKGGLLFVRSAAKGGN, from the coding sequence ATGTCTGACAGGCAAGTGAAGGGCATCCTGGGCACCAAGCTCGGCATGACCCAGGTCTTCGACGAGAACAACCGGGTCGTCCCGGTGACCGTCGTGCAGGCCGGTCCGAACGTGGTCACCCAGGTTCGGACCCAGGAAACCGACGGCTACAAGGCCGTGCAGCTGGCTTTCGGCGCGGTCGACCCGCGCCGGGTGAACAAGCCGCGCACCGGCCACTTCGACAAGGCGAGCGTGACCCCGCGTCGTTTCCTTGCGGAGCTGCGTACCACCGACGCCGAGACCTACGAGGTCGGCCAGGAGATCACCGCTGAGGTGTTCGAGGCCGGTATCGAGGTCGACGTGACCGGTACCAGCAAGGGCAAGGGCTACGCCGGTGTCATGAAGCGTCACGGCTTCAAGGGCCAGGGCGCGAGCCACGGTGCCCAGGCCGTGCACCGCAAGCCCGGCTCGATCGGTGGCTGCGCCACCCCGGGCCGTGTCTTCAAGGGCCTGCGCATGGCGGGCCGGATGGGCAACGACCGGGTCACCACGCAGAACCTGACCGTGCACGCCGTGCGTGCCGAGGACGGCCTGCTGCTGATCAAGGGCGCCGTGCCCGGTCCCAAGGGCGGCCTGCTGTTCGTTCGCAGCGCCGCGAAGGGTGGTAACTGA
- the rplD gene encoding 50S ribosomal protein L4, whose translation MSSVELKTPAGKADGTVELPSEIFDVQANVPLMHQVVVGQLAAARQGTHDTKTRGEVRGGGKKPYRQKGTGRARQGSTRAPQFTGGGVVHGPTPRDYTQRTPKKMKAAALRGALSDRARAGQLHVVTELVTGEKPSTKSAKAVIAAVTQAKRVLVVLHRDDELSWNSLRNLAEVHIITPDQLNTYDVLVNDDVVFTKAAYDVFVAGPVRGKSAKASARSSEVEGSDEQ comes from the coding sequence ATGAGCAGCGTCGAGCTGAAGACCCCGGCCGGTAAAGCCGACGGCACGGTCGAGCTCCCCTCGGAGATCTTCGACGTGCAGGCCAACGTGCCCCTCATGCACCAGGTCGTCGTCGGCCAGCTGGCCGCCGCGCGCCAGGGCACGCATGACACCAAGACCCGCGGTGAAGTCCGCGGTGGTGGCAAGAAGCCGTACCGCCAGAAGGGCACCGGCCGCGCCCGCCAGGGTTCGACCCGTGCGCCGCAGTTCACCGGTGGTGGCGTCGTCCACGGCCCCACGCCGCGTGACTACACCCAGCGGACCCCGAAGAAGATGAAGGCCGCCGCCCTGCGTGGCGCCCTCTCCGACCGGGCCCGCGCCGGACAGCTGCACGTCGTCACCGAACTGGTGACCGGCGAGAAGCCGTCCACCAAATCCGCCAAGGCCGTCATCGCCGCGGTGACCCAGGCCAAGCGCGTTCTCGTGGTGCTGCACCGCGACGACGAGCTGAGCTGGAACTCGCTGCGCAACCTGGCCGAGGTCCACATCATCACGCCCGACCAGCTCAACACCTACGACGTGTTGGTCAACGACGACGTGGTGTTCACCAAGGCCGCTTACGACGTTTTCGTCGCCGGCCCCGTCCGGGGCAAGAGCGCGAAGGCTTCGGCCCGGTCGAGCGAGGTTGAAGGGAGTGACGAGCAGTGA
- the rplW gene encoding 50S ribosomal protein L23 produces the protein MSAIAIPDPRDILLAPVISEKSYGLLEDHKYTFVVRPDANKTQIKIAVEKVFGVKVVSVNTLNRQGKRKRTRAGFGKRKDTKRAIVTLSAESKPIEIFGGPTA, from the coding sequence GTGAGTGCGATCGCCATCCCCGATCCCCGCGACATCTTGCTCGCGCCGGTGATCTCCGAGAAGTCCTACGGGCTGCTCGAGGACCACAAGTACACGTTCGTGGTTCGCCCGGACGCCAACAAGACCCAGATCAAGATCGCGGTCGAGAAGGTGTTCGGCGTCAAGGTGGTCAGTGTCAACACCCTCAACCGCCAGGGCAAGCGTAAGCGGACTCGCGCCGGCTTCGGCAAGCGCAAGGACACCAAGCGCGCCATCGTGACTCTTTCGGCTGAAAGCAAGCCGATCGAGATCTTCGGCGGACCCACCGCGTAA
- the rplB gene encoding 50S ribosomal protein L2: MGIRKYKPTTPGRRGSSVSDFAEITRSTPEKSLLRPLSKSGGRNSSGKITTRHKGGGHKRAYRLIDFRRNDKDGVPAKVAHIEYDPNRSARIALLHYADGEKRYIIAPEKLKQGDTVENGPRADIKPGNNLPLRNIPVGTVIHAIELRPGGGAKMARSAGAKVQLVAKDGPYAQLRLPSGEIRNVDVRNRATIGEVGNSDHSNINWGKAGRNRWRGKRPTVRGVVMNPVDHPHGGGEGKTSGGRHPVNPNGKPEGRTRRRKASDAMIVRRRRTGKKR, encoded by the coding sequence ATGGGCATCCGCAAGTACAAGCCGACGACCCCGGGTCGTCGTGGCTCCAGCGTCTCCGACTTCGCCGAGATCACTCGGTCCACCCCGGAGAAGTCGCTGCTGCGTCCGCTGAGCAAGTCCGGCGGCCGTAACTCCAGCGGCAAGATCACCACCCGCCACAAGGGCGGTGGCCACAAGCGTGCGTACCGGCTGATCGACTTCCGCCGGAACGACAAGGACGGCGTTCCCGCCAAGGTCGCGCACATCGAGTACGACCCCAACCGGTCCGCTCGTATCGCGCTCCTGCACTACGCCGACGGCGAGAAGCGCTACATCATCGCCCCGGAGAAGCTCAAGCAGGGTGACACGGTCGAGAACGGCCCCCGCGCCGACATCAAGCCGGGTAACAACCTGCCGCTGCGCAACATCCCGGTCGGCACCGTGATCCACGCGATCGAGCTCCGCCCCGGTGGCGGCGCGAAGATGGCGCGGTCCGCCGGTGCCAAGGTGCAGCTGGTGGCGAAGGACGGGCCTTACGCCCAGCTTCGTCTCCCGTCGGGCGAGATCCGGAACGTCGACGTGCGCAACCGCGCCACCATCGGCGAGGTCGGCAACTCCGATCACTCCAACATCAACTGGGGCAAGGCGGGTCGTAACCGCTGGCGCGGCAAGCGCCCCACCGTCCGTGGTGTCGTCATGAACCCGGTCGACCACCCGCACGGTGGTGGTGAGGGTAAGACCTCCGGTGGTCGCCACCCGGTGAACCCGAACGGAAAGCCCGAAGGCCGCACCCGCCGCCGCAAGGCCTCCGACGCCATGATCGTCCGCCGCCGGCGTACCGGCAAGAAGCGCTGA
- the rpsS gene encoding 30S ribosomal protein S19 — protein MPRSLKKGPFVDDHLLKKVDVLNESGKKTVIKTWSRRSTIIPDFLGHTIAVHDGRKHVPVFVTEAMVGHKLGEFAPTRTFKGHIKDDRKSRRR, from the coding sequence ATGCCACGTAGCCTCAAAAAGGGCCCCTTCGTGGACGACCACCTGCTCAAGAAGGTGGACGTTCTCAACGAGTCGGGCAAGAAGACCGTCATCAAGACCTGGTCGCGACGCTCCACGATCATCCCGGATTTCCTGGGTCACACGATCGCGGTGCACGACGGTCGCAAGCACGTCCCGGTGTTCGTCACCGAGGCGATGGTGGGTCACAAGTTGGGCGAATTCGCCCCGACTCGGACCTTCAAGGGCCACATCAAGGACGACCGCAAGTCGCGCCGCCGCTGA
- the rplV gene encoding 50S ribosomal protein L22, protein MNAQNDVAEALPTAYARARFVRDSPTKVRRVIELIKGRSAADALAVLQFAPQAASEPVAKVLASAVANAENNLDLDPDTLWVKNAYADEGPTLKRIRPRAQGRAYRIRKRTSHITVEVESRPKAEAKKAQGKKKAGGR, encoded by the coding sequence ATGAACGCCCAGAACGACGTGGCCGAGGCTTTGCCGACGGCTTACGCGCGGGCTCGCTTCGTCCGGGACTCGCCTACCAAGGTGCGCCGGGTGATCGAGCTGATCAAGGGACGTAGCGCCGCCGACGCCTTGGCCGTGCTCCAGTTCGCCCCGCAGGCGGCAAGCGAGCCGGTCGCGAAGGTGCTCGCCAGCGCCGTGGCCAACGCCGAGAACAACCTCGATCTCGACCCTGACACCCTCTGGGTCAAGAACGCCTACGCCGACGAGGGCCCGACCCTCAAGCGCATCCGTCCGCGGGCCCAGGGCCGCGCGTACCGGATCCGCAAGCGGACCAGCCACATCACCGTCGAGGTGGAGTCGCGTCCCAAGGCCGAGGCCAAGAAGGCACAGGGCAAGAAGAAGGCAGGTGGCCGGTAG
- the rpsC gene encoding 30S ribosomal protein S3, whose protein sequence is MGQKINPHGFRLGITTDWKSRWYADKQYAEYVAEDVKIRKLLSTGMERAGISKVEIERTRDRVRVDIHTARPGIVIGRRGAEADRIRGALEKLTAKQVQLNILEVKNPEADAQLVAQGVAEQLSNRVAFRRAMRKAIQTSMRSPQVKGIRVQCGGRLGGAEMSRSEHYRDGRVPLHTLRADIDYGFFEAKTTFGRIGVKVWIYKGELVGGLKAREARDAAAAAERAPRRDRGDRPSRPRRSGASGTTPTSTEAGRAAAAAKSDDTAPAATEAPAAETAEKTEG, encoded by the coding sequence GTGGGCCAGAAGATCAACCCGCACGGCTTCCGCCTGGGTATCACCACGGACTGGAAGTCGCGTTGGTACGCCGACAAGCAGTACGCGGAGTACGTGGCCGAGGACGTCAAGATCCGGAAGCTGCTGTCCACGGGCATGGAGCGCGCCGGGATCTCCAAGGTCGAGATCGAGCGCACCCGTGACCGTGTCCGCGTCGACATCCACACCGCCCGGCCGGGCATCGTCATCGGCCGCCGCGGCGCGGAGGCCGACCGGATCCGCGGCGCGCTGGAGAAGCTGACCGCCAAGCAGGTCCAGCTGAACATCCTCGAGGTCAAGAACCCCGAGGCCGACGCCCAGCTCGTCGCTCAGGGTGTCGCGGAGCAGCTGAGCAACCGTGTGGCGTTCCGCCGCGCGATGCGCAAGGCGATCCAGACCTCCATGCGTTCGCCGCAGGTCAAGGGCATCCGCGTGCAGTGCGGCGGTCGTCTCGGCGGTGCCGAGATGTCCCGCTCCGAGCACTACCGCGATGGCCGCGTCCCGCTGCACACGCTGCGTGCCGACATCGACTACGGCTTCTTCGAGGCCAAGACGACGTTCGGTCGCATCGGCGTGAAGGTGTGGATCTACAAGGGCGAGCTCGTGGGTGGCCTCAAGGCCCGTGAGGCGCGTGACGCCGCCGCGGCCGCCGAGCGCGCCCCGCGCCGTGACCGTGGTGACCGTCCGTCCCGCCCGCGCCGTTCCGGCGCGTCGGGCACGACGCCGACCTCGACCGAAGCCGGTCGGGCCGCTGCCGCCGCCAAGAGCGACGACACCGCCCCCGCGGCCACCGAGGCCCCGGCTGCTGAGACTGCAGAAAAGACGGAGGGCTGA
- the rplP gene encoding 50S ribosomal protein L16, with translation MLIPRRVKHRKQHSPKRHGAAKGGTKVSFGEYGIQALEHSYVTNRQIESARIAMTRHIKRGGKVWTTIYPDRPLTKKPAETRMGSGKGSPEWWIANVKPGRVMFEISFPNEETAREALRRAIHKLPMKCRIVTREGGEF, from the coding sequence GTGCTCATCCCGCGCAGGGTCAAGCACCGGAAGCAGCACTCCCCGAAGCGCCACGGTGCCGCCAAGGGCGGTACGAAGGTGAGCTTCGGCGAGTACGGCATCCAGGCGCTTGAGCACAGCTACGTGACCAACCGGCAGATCGAGTCCGCTCGTATCGCCATGACGCGTCACATCAAGCGTGGCGGCAAGGTGTGGACGACCATCTACCCGGACCGCCCGCTGACCAAGAAGCCGGCGGAAACCCGCATGGGTTCCGGTAAGGGTTCGCCCGAGTGGTGGATCGCCAACGTGAAGCCGGGCCGCGTGATGTTCGAGATCTCGTTCCCGAACGAGGAGACCGCCCGTGAGGCGCTCCGCCGCGCGATCCACAAGCTGCCCATGAAGTGCCGCATCGTGACCCGTGAAGGTGGTGAGTTCTGA
- the rpmC gene encoding 50S ribosomal protein L29 — protein sequence MAKASAALASELRELTAEELVLRLKEYKEELFNLRFQMATGQLDNNRRLRTVRTDIARIYTVMRERELGLSVSPDAESEGAA from the coding sequence ATGGCGAAGGCAAGTGCCGCACTGGCATCAGAGCTGCGTGAGCTCACCGCGGAAGAGCTCGTTCTGCGTCTGAAGGAATACAAGGAGGAGCTCTTCAACCTCCGCTTCCAGATGGCGACCGGACAGCTCGACAACAACCGTCGTCTGCGCACCGTCCGTACGGACATCGCGCGGATCTACACGGTCATGCGCGAGCGTGAACTCGGCCTGTCCGTTTCCCCTGACGCCGAGAGTGAAGGTGCCGCATGA
- the rpsQ gene encoding 30S ribosomal protein S17: MSEQPTEAAGRNDRKVREGYVVSDKMNKTIVVELEDRKKHRRYAKVLRSTSKVKVHDENNEAGVGDRVTLMETRPLSATKRWRLVQIVEKAK, encoded by the coding sequence ATGAGCGAGCAGCCCACCGAGGCGGCCGGCCGCAACGACCGTAAGGTCCGTGAGGGCTATGTCGTCTCGGACAAGATGAACAAGACGATCGTGGTCGAGCTCGAGGACCGCAAGAAGCACCGTCGTTACGCCAAGGTTCTCCGCAGCACCAGCAAGGTCAAGGTGCACGACGAGAACAACGAGGCGGGCGTGGGCGACCGGGTCACCTTGATGGAGACCCGCCCGCTGTCGGCGACCAAGCGCTGGCGTCTGGTGCAGATCGTGGAGAAGGCCAAGTAA